A single region of the Mycteria americana isolate JAX WOST 10 ecotype Jacksonville Zoo and Gardens chromosome 10, USCA_MyAme_1.0, whole genome shotgun sequence genome encodes:
- the ITGB1BP2 gene encoding integrin beta-1-binding protein 2 gives MASLCYNKGCGQRFDPEHNAKDSCLYHPGIPIFHDALKGWSCCKKRTTDFSEFLSIKGCTKGFHSKEKLPEPFSQEETSDVPKAKPVEELIIQGPKSAEKMQRERPSSDEPRQLLPIKVSRSLEQALEKLNLSSKDEAPEGSCAGEAAAQVKAGTTCKNTACKAIYQGPESNTEVCTFHPGVPVFHEGMKYWSCCGVKTTDFSAFLEQPGCSSRRHCWVVKGDKKAVSCRQDWHQTSSQVVVTVYAKNPLPALSSVKANRTVLEVHIIFDGNKIFQAELDLWGVIEIEKSFVSMVPTKVEIMLCKANPGSWTRLELPQSRLHSHGEQEKEAADAEEPGAVQGEDSDDSLSWSEEEDEELERGTPGN, from the exons ATGGCGTCACTGTGCTACAACAAGGGCTGCGGGCAGAGGTTTGATCCTGAACACAACGCCAAGG ATTCCTGCCTGTATCACCCAGGCATCCCCATCTTCCACGATGCCCTGAAG GGCTGGTCTTGTTGCAAGAAACGCACAACAGACTTCTCTGAGTTCCTCTCCATAAAG GGATGCACAAAGGGGTTTCACAGCAAGGAGAAGCTCCCTGAGCCTTTCAGCCAAGAGGAGACCTCAGATGTGCCAAAGGCCAAACCAGTGGAGGAGCTCATCATCCAAGGACCAAAATCAGCTGAGAAGATGCAGCGGGAAAGACCAAG CTCTGATGAGCCAAGACAACTGCTGCCAATTAAAGTATCCAGGTCTCTGGAGCAGGCACTGGAGAAACTGAACCTGTCCTCCAAGGACGAGGCACCTGAGGGCAGTTGCGCAG GGGAGGCAGCTGCCCAGGTGAAAGCTGGCACCACCTGCAAGAACACAGCCTGCAAGGCG ATCTACCAGGGCCCAGAGAGCAACACAGAAGTTTGTACTTTCCATCCTGGCGTTCCTGTCTTCCATGAGGG GATGAAGTACTGGAGCTGCTGCGGAGTCAAAACAACAGACTTCAGTGCCTTCCTGGAGCAgccgggctgcagcagcaggcggCACTGCTGGGTGGTGAAGGGG GACAAGAAGGCGGTGTCGTGCCGGCAGGACTGGCACCAAACCAGCAGCCAGGTGGTGGTGACAGTCTACGCCAAGAACCCTCTGCCCGCCCTCAGCAGTGTGAAAGCCAATCGCACTGTG CTTGAGGTTCACATCATCTTTGACGGGAATAAGATTTTCCAGGCAGAACTGGATCTCTGGGGG GTCATCGAAATAGAGAAGAGCTTTGTGAGCATGGTCCCTACCAAGGTGGAGATCATGCTTTGCAAAGCCAATCCTGGCTCCTGGACCAGGCTGGAGCTTCCCCAAAGCAGGTTGCACTCCCATGGCGAGCAGGAGAAGGAGGCTGCCGACGCAGAGGAGCCCGGGGCAGTGCAGGGGGAGGACTCAGATGACAGCCTGAGCTGGTCGGAGGAGGAAGACgaggagctggagaggggaaCACCGGGCAACTGA
- the LOC142415348 gene encoding rho-related GTP-binding protein RhoG-like, whose amino-acid sequence MQTIKCVVVGDGAVGKTCLLISYTTNAFPEEYIPTVFDNYSAQMTVDGRTVSLNLWDTAGQEEYDRLRTLSYPQTNVFVICFSIGSPSSYANVRHKWHPEVSHHCPNVPILLVGTKRDLRNDLETVKKLKEQSLAPTTPQQGTSLAKQIGAVKYLECSALNQEGVREVFAEAVRAVLYPVTKKNTKKCVLL is encoded by the coding sequence ATGCAGACTATAAAGTGCGTAGTTGTTGGAGATGGTGCTGTGGGAAAAACTTGTCTTCTCATCAGCTATACCACCAATGCCTTCCCAGAAGAGTACATCCCTACTGTGTTTGACAACTACAGTGCCCAAATGACTGTTGATGGCCGGACAGTTAGCCTGAATCTCTGGGACACTGCAGGCCAGGAGGAATATGACCGCCTGCGCACACTCTCGTATCCTCAAACCAATGTATTTGTCATCTGTTTCTCCATCGGTAGCCCCTCTTCCTATGCAAATGTGAGGCACAAATGGCATCCTGAAGTTTCTCACCACTGTCCAAATGTTCCCATTCTTTTAGTGGGCACGAAGAGAGACTTGAGAAATGACCTGGAAACAGTTAAAAAGTTGAAAGAGCAAAGCTTGGCTCCCACTACCCCACAGCAGGGGACTTCGCTGGCTAAACAAATTGGAGCAGTCAAATACTTGGAGTGCTCAGCGTTGAATCAGGAGGGTGTTCGGGAGGTGTTTGCTGAAGCTGTGCGTGCAGTTCTGTATCCTGTGACaaagaagaacacaaaaaaatgtGTCTTACTGTAG